The proteins below are encoded in one region of Vespula pensylvanica isolate Volc-1 chromosome 4, ASM1446617v1, whole genome shotgun sequence:
- the LOC122628889 gene encoding dedicator of cytokinesis protein 9 isoform X9 — translation MSERKFTRGLGKPGMAAQLRETVSQVVRESTVQSKPHLVDPIDFESFVLKNKTLLQNDPQRELLLYPPDDVSQVVLPRRYRTIVPTAQYISDNDEEGGSLLTKECLRSYTSNWNLVHYKYSAYNGSYLDLPKITKADDLKDEVYEIDTEVDQVDEDLIKNNGITREGYLMKGPEIGSSDRMFAHIGSKSFKRRFCHLRQEVDGTYILEFFKDEKKGEAKLAIVMDFCTEVVKNPKRGRYCFELRMTGTHKSYTLAADNETDMQDWLSKLNSVLQHYKQQEEKRAASLERTCNTPPPSPQPMQVYGTLKGLEQSMNPQLIKYSRETDTSIALARRENRKPLFSLYSHMLRVKASTGNSTEHNIDPYKEQFGHRIFIKCESLKFRLQAPIDEKETLCQVEPYQTTLCLFDAKHGRKLTENFYFDVNHEIVQGMIKELSPISVMTESNENISLPEELKTVPLDWIKHPKQAIFHVSNPHPDIFLVVRIDKILQGNICQTSEPYIRTTKDPRLGLKVHKQVRACCQRLGNYRMPFAWAARPLFRLYSNELDTSPDFPAIYRQEGNKIRDEELLKLLSEYRKPEKLSKLTVIPGWLKIKIESIIEIPENTLSTSLAPLKPFPIPPVNDPTLEIAEFESTSEKDVHPYTTYVNHLYVYPQTLSFDTQKIFTRARNIACIIELRDDDGENVEPLRCIYGRPGTPLLCVRASCAVLHHNAIPSWYEEIKIRLPTKLHSKHHLLFSFYHISCDMNKKKENGIENCVGYAWAPLLYKGRLNVDMDVNVQVLPVATHLPQGYLSIQPLGLGKGNAGPDITWIDSQRPIFTVAFQLISTVFTRDPHLYNLFAHAERILDTRPSVMPSDTETCKILKAAHAIQLVTAITFLPTILNQLFTLLTYDIGEEVGLYIIRVLIHIINMIHEAGRKEILQAYIKFVFLSPTQATCNMTVHEQLGKYLPILLQPNNTDFLVINKFMRHSNFFFEIMIKSMAQYLLTTGRIKMHRNERFSKEYHERIKYLLDVIMPYIINKYKEMPVETHELNKSLAQLLKHCLTFMDRGFVFRLINSYVDKFSPGDPRTLHDFKFTFLQIICSHEHYISFNLPMMQSRISPRDLMNEYCLSEDFCKHHFLVGLLLQEVKISLNEIMQIRKVAITTLRDLLAKHELDDRYQNKGQLSRIASIYIPWLEIVLENLMRLQSVHDSSKIENKHNDINRISTSSSFLATKDIANSTITAGTPKSIHRLTLNLDTQSPIRASIHLRDSTYFAAIAGQGLVNGYSCTSIESDTSTMSGASQSNISQETAIIRESVENGISDKKRHSRSLSVTQASPRCDKLQSSEVKDILLCFLFVIKYLGDHQVIAWWQQCSDSEILSFFTVIEISLHHFKYVGKRQIAANIINNSGKPRTVKAMTLPARMAPPDFTTESPTTGTLQPHNTVTRENLIESDSGKMYQALLEANMATEVGLIALDCLGLFCIHFKDALLADDGENPIMQKLFNIYLSFLQVGQSETLLRHVFAGLRAFLNNYSIALFQGNAALCGRLCYELLRCCNSKLSSIRQESCALLYLLMRSNFEFTSRKGLTRVHLQVIISVSQMLGNVIGLNNSRFQESLSLINSYASSDKVMKGTGFPVEVKDLNKRIRTVLMATAQMREHNNDPEMLVDLQHSLANSYASTPELRHTWLETMARNHARDGNYSEAACCQLHIAALMAEYLKLKKVHTWGAEAFDSISVNISRDERSLKLDAGVQDIHYTEYLLLEQLELCAEMLEKAERFELLGHLYRLIVPMYEEKRNYEALANCYTHLAQACNKIVEVTKSGKRLLGRFYRIAFFGSAYFEEENGQEYIYKEPKVTSLSEISERLHHLYSEKFGLENVKMIMDSVPVNVGELDSKIAYIQVTHVTPYFDKIELDTRQTEFEQNHNVSCFMFETPFTKDGRVRANPEDQWKRRTILTTQYSFPYIKKRIVVIEKRIMELSPIEVALDEMRQRVQELEDVALIAPTDVKKLQLRLQGSICVTVNAGPLAYASAFLDPALSPQYPDDKVEELKDVFREFVKICYTALQINSKLITPDQHEYQEVLRENYQKLCQSLSSLLGEPIWSDEQVGSFKRNSAALFSVISGANSHTSTA, via the exons ATGAGCGAAAGGAAATTCACACGCGGCCTGGGAAAGCCGGGTATGGCCGCACAATTACGAGAGACGGTTTCTCAGGTTGTACGCGAAAGTACCGTACAG agtAAACCACATTTAGTTGACCCTATAGATTTTGAGAGCTTTGTGTTGaagaataaaacattattacaGAATGATCCACAAAGAGAATTATTGCTTTATCCGCCGGACGACGTTTCT caAGTCGTCTTACCGAGACGTTATCGCACTATTGTGCCAACGGCGCAATATATTTCGGATAATGACGAAGAAGGTGGAAGTCTCCTGACCAAAGAATGTTTACGAAGTTACACCTCCAATTGGAATTTGGTACATTACAAATATTCTGCATACAACGGGAGTTATCTCGATTTACCCAA aatAACGAAAGCAGATGATCTCAAAGATGAAGTATATGAAATTGATACGGAGGTGGATCAAGTCGATGAG gatttaatcaaaaataatggGATTACAAGGGAAGGATACTTGATGAAAGGACCTGAAATTGGAAGTTCCGATCGAATGTTTGCTCATATAGGCtcaaaatcttttaaaagacGTTTTTGTCATTTAAGACAGGAAGTCGATGGGACATacattttagaatttttcaaagatgagaaaaagggCGAAGCTAAATTAGCAATAGTAATGGACTTTTGTACAGAAGTTGTTAAAAATCCAAAACGTGGAAGATACTGTTTTGAGTTGAGAATGACAGGAACTCACAAGTCTTATACATTAGCGGCCGATAATGAAACAGATATGCAAGATTGGTTATCAAAATTGAATTCTGTATTACAACATTATAAACAACAGGAAGAGAAACGTGCTGCATCTTTAGAAAGAACATGTAatactcctcctccttctcctcaaCCAATGCAG GTATATGGAACATTGAAAGGTTTGGAACAGAGTATGAATccacaattaattaaatactcCAGGGAAACTGATACAAGTATAGCATTAGCTAGACGGGAAAATAGGAAACCTTTGTTTAGTCTATATTCCCACATGTTACGCGTAAAAGCATCTACAGGAAATTCTACTGAACACAATATTGATCCATATAAGGAGCAATTCGgacatagaatttttattaaatgcgAAAGTCTTAAGTTTAGATTACAAGCTCCGattgatgaaaaagaaactcttTGCCAAGTGGAACCGTACCAAACAACATTATGTCTTTTTGATGCAAAACACGGCAGGAAACTcactgaaaatttttatttcgatgttAATCATGAAATTGTACAAGGAATGATAAAGGAATTAAGTCCTATTAGCGTTATGACAGaatctaatgaaaatataagttTGCCTGAAGAATTGAAAACTGTACCATTGGATTGGATAAAACATCCAAAGCAG gCTATATTTCATGTTAGTAATCCTCATCCCGATATATTTCTTGTGGTAAGAATAGATAAGATATTGCAAGGAAATATATGTCAAACTTCTGAACCATATATAAGAACAACTAAAGATCCAAGATTAGGATTAAAAGTACATAAACAAGTTAGAGCATGTTGCCAAAG attagGAAATTATAGAATGCCATTCGCTTGGGCCGCCAGACCTTTATTTAGACTATATAGCAACGAGTTGGATACTTCTCCAGACTTTCCAGCAATATATAGGCAGGAAGGGAATAAAATCAGAGATGAAGAGTTATTAAAACTGCTTTCAGAGTATAGGAA ACCCGAAAAACTTAGCAAACTAACTGTTATACCTGGAtggttgaaaataaaaattgaatccATCATTGAGATACCAGAAA ATACGTTGTCGACATCCTTGGCTCCCTTGAAACCATTTCCCATTCCACCTGTAAACGATCCAACTCTTGAAATTGCAGAATTTGAAAGTACGTCTGAAAAGGATGTTCATCCTTATACCACATACGTCAATCATCTTTATGTTTATCCACAAACTTTGTCTTTTGATACTCAGAAGATATTCACAAGAGCTAGAAATATTGCGTGTATCATTGAATTACGAGATGATGATGGAGAAAATGTGGAACCTTTAAGA tgCATCTATGGCCGTCCAGGTACACCATTGTTGTGCGTACGAGCGTCCTGTGCAGTGTTACATCATAACGCTATTCCATCTTGgtacgaagaaattaaaataagattacCAACAAAACTTCATTCAAAACATCACttgcttttttcattttatcatataagCTGTGatatgaataagaaaaaggaaaatggaatTGAAAATTGCGTTGGTTATGCTTGGGCTCCGTTGTTATATAAAGGGAG ACTCAATGTAGATATGGATGTAAATGTTCAAGTTCTACCTGTTGCAACGCATTTACCACAAGGATATCTTTCCATTCAACCCCTTGGTCTGGGAAAAGGG aaTGCTGGTCCAGACATTACATGGATTGATTCACAAAGACCAATATTTACAGTagcttttcaattaatatcaaCAGTATTTACTCGCGATCCTCATTTGTACAATCTCTTTGCTCATGCCGAACGAATTCTGGATACAAGGCCATCTGTAATGCCGTCGGATACAGAAACGTGCAAAATATTGAAAGCAGCGCATGCAATACAGTTGGTGACAGCGATTACTTTTCTTCCTACTATATTAAATCAATTGTTCACACTATTGACATATGATATCGGCGAAGAAGTAGGATTGTATATTATTAGAGTACTAATAcacattataaatatgatacatGAAGCtggtagaaaagaaatacttcAGGCTTACATCaag TTTGTCTTTCTATCGCCAACACAAGCAACCTGTAATATGACTGTTCATGAACAATTAGGAAAATACCTACCAATACTATTACAACCAAACAATACGGATTTCTTGGTAATTAACAAATTCATGCGTCattctaatttcttctttgaGATAATGATTAAAAGTATGGCACAATATCTACTTACTACTGGTAGAATAAAA ATGCatagaaatgaaagattttcGAAAGAGTATCATGAACGCATCAAGTATCTATTAGATGTAATTATgccatatataataaataaatacaaagaaatgcCGGTTGAAACTCATGAACTAAATAAAAGCCTTGCTCAATTGTTAAAG caTTGCCTAACATTCATGGATCGTggtttcgtttttcgtttgaTCAATTCATACGTGGATAAATTTTCTCCTGGAGATCCACGCACTCTACATgattttaaatttacatttcttcAAATCATTTGTTCTCACGaacattatatatcttttaatttaccAATGATGCAGTCTCGTATTTCACCTAGAG ATTTGATGAATGAATACTGCTTATCAGAGGATTTTTGTAAGCATCATTTTTTGGTTGGCTTATTACTCCAAGAAGTCAAGATATCTCTTAATGAAATCATGCAAATTCGAAAAGTTGCCATAACTACTTTAAGAGATCTCTTAGCTAAGCACGAACTGGATGATAGATACCAAAATAAG GGACAATTGAGTAGGATAGCATCCATTTATATACCATGGTTAGAGATAGTATTGGAAAATTTGATGCGTTTACAATCTGTACATGACAGttctaaaatagaaaataaacacaatgatataaatcgaatatcAACTAGCAGTTCCTTTTTGGCAACTAAAGATATTGCTAATAGTACTATAACAGCAGGCACTCCCAAGTCCATTCACAG actTACATTAAATTTGGATACGCAATCTCCAATCAGAGCATCTATTCATCTACGAGATTCTACATATTTTGCTGCTATCGCTGGACAAGGTTTGGTGAATGGCTATTCTTGTACCAGTATAGAATCAGATACATCAACAATGTCAGGTGCCTCGCAATCAAATATATCGCAAGAAACAGCAATTATTCGCGAATCTGTAGAAAATGGTATAAGTGATAAAAAAAGGCATTCTCGTTCTTTGAGCGTTACACAGGCTTCACCTAGATGTGATAAATTACAATCCTCCGAAGTTAAGGATATAttgctttgttttttattcgtcaTCAAATATTTAGGCGATCATCAAGTTATTGCATGGTGGCAACAATGCAGTGATTCCGAGATATTAAGTTTTTTTACAGTAATTGA gaTAAGTCTTcatcattttaaatatgttgGTAAAAGACAAATAGctgcaaatataataaataattctggAAAACCGCGTACAGTAAAAGCAATGACATTGCCAGCTAGAATGGCACCACCAGATTTCACTACTGAAAGTCCAACTACTGGTACACTGCAACCACATAATACTGTTACTAGAGAGAATCTTATTGAAAGTGACAGTGGTAAAATGTATCAGGCTTTACTAGAGGCAAATATGGCTACAGAAGTTGGTCTTATAGCACTTGACTGCCTAGGCCTCTTTTGTATTCATTTTAAg gATGCACTTTTAGCAGATGATGGAGAAAATCCAATAAtgcaaaaattattcaatatctatttatccttTCTTCAAGTCGGTCAATCGGAGACATTGCTACGTCACGTGTTTGCTGGACTTCGggcatttttaaataattattctattgcTTTGTTTcaag gaAATGCGGCGCTTTGTGGGCGATTatgttatgaattattaagatGTTGTAATAGTAAACTTAGTTCTATTAGACAAGAGTCATGTGCTTTACTATATCTGCTTATGAGAAGTAATTTTGAATTTACTAGTAGAAAAGGATTAACAAGAGTGCATTTACag gTAATAATCTCAGTTTCACAAATGCTTGGAAATGTGATTGGTTTGAATAATTCAAGATTTCAAGAATCATTGTCATTGATAAATAGTTATGCTTCTTCTGATAAAGTGATGAAAGGTACTGGTTTTCCAGTTGAAGTTAAAGATTTGAATAAAAGAATTCGAACAGTTTTAATGGCAACAGCACAAATGAGGGAACATAACAATGATCCCGAGATGCTTGTTGATTTACAACATAGTTTGGCCAATTCTTATGCCAGTACACCCGAATTGAGACATACTTGGTTGGAAACTATGGCTAGAAATCATGCGAGAGATGGAAATTATTCCGAG GCGGCTTGTTGCCAATTACATATTGCAGCTTTAATGGcagaatatttgaaattgaagAAAGTTCATACATGGGGAGCAGAGGCTTTTGACAGTATTTCCGTGAACATTTCTAGAGACGAGCGTAGTCTTAAGCTCGATGCTG GCGTTCAAGATATTCATTACACAGAATATTTATTGCTCGAGCAATTGGAACTTTGTGCtgaaatgttagaaaaagCAGAACGTTTTGAATTACTCGGACATTTGTATCGTTTAATAGTTCCTatgtacgaagaaaaaagaaattatgaggCTTTAGCAAATTGTTATACACATTTAGCACAAGCTTGCAATAAAATTGTCGAAGTCACCAAATCCGGTAAACGACTTCTTGGGAGATTTTATAGAATTGCATTTTTTGGATCT GCatatttcgaagaagaaaatggccaagagtatatatataaagaaccTAAAGTGACGTCATTGTCAGAAATTTCAGAACGTCTTCATCATTTGTATTCAGAGAAATTTGGTTTAGAAAATGTCAAAATGATAATGGATTCCGTACCCGTCAATGTCGGTGAATTAGATTCAAAAATAGCATATATTCAAGTGACGCACGTAACTCCGTACtttgataaaatagaattagaCACTCGTCAAACGGAATTTGAACAAAATCACAACGTATCTTGTTTCATGTTCGAAACTCCATTTACGAAAGATGGCCGGGTAAGGGCAAATCCTGAAGATCAGTGGAAAAGAAGAACTATTTTAACAA cacAATATTCCTTTCCGTACATAAAAAAACGTATAGTAGTgattgaaaagagaataatggaACTTAGTCCCATCGAAGTGGCTTTAGACGAAATGAGACAACGCGTTCAAGAACTAGAGGATGTGGCTTTAATAGCTCCAACTGATGTAAAGAAACTTCAATTACGGTTGCAAGGAAGCATTTGTGTGACAGTAAATGCCGGTCCACTTGCTTATGCCTCTGCATTCTTAGATCCAGCACTTTCTCCGCAATATCCTGATGATAAAGTCGAAGAGTTAAAGGATGTTTTTAG ggaatttgtaaaaatatgttatacaGCTTTGCAGATCAACAGTAAATTAATTACTCCCGATCAGCACGAATATCAGGAAGTATTACGCGAAAATTATCAAAAGCTTTGCCAAAGCTTGTCGTCGTTATTGGGTGAACCTATATGGTCAGACGAACAAGTTGGAAGCTTTAAACGTAACAGCGCGGCTCTGTTTAGTGTCATTAGTGGTGCTAATAGTCACACGAGCACAGCCTAA